The Flavobacterium commune genome contains the following window.
ACGACCGATAATGCTGCCATGATAGGGATTGTAGGTTATCAAAAATTCTTGTCTCAAAATTTCGAAAATGCTTCAGTTGTTTCTAAAGCGCGAATTCAATTCTAAACTATGCAATTATTTTACAATCCAAATATTGACCCGCAAACGGAATCCTTTTCTTTCGACAAAGAAGAAAGCAAACACATTATCAAAGTCTTACGAAAAAAAGATGGCGATATTTTATTTGTAACCAATGGTTTGGGATATATCTTCGAATGCGAAATCACCTTAGCATCTGATAACAAATGTACAGTCAAAATTAATTCTTTTGAGAAAAAAGAAACGCCAAAATTCCATTTGCATCTGGCCGTTGCACCAACAAAAATGAACGACCGCTACGAATGGTTTCTGGAAAAAGCTACCGAAATTGGTATTCAGGAAATTACGCCCATTATTTGTGATCGCTCCGAAAGAAAGGTCATCAACAAAGAACGATTTGATAAAATCATCCTGTCAGCGTTAAAACAATGCAACGAAGCTTACTTACCAAAATTGAACGAAGCAGTTAGTTTTAAAGAATTTGTAAATCAAAAAAAGAATGGCAGCTTACTAATTGCCCATTGCGAAGAAACCGATAAAAAAACATTGAAATCGGTTTTGAAAGCCAACGAAGATATTACTTTACTTATTGGCCCAGAAGGCGATTTTTCGGTTAAAGAAATCGCATTGGCGTTAGAGAATAATTATATTCCCGTTTCTTTAGGCAACACCAGATTAAGAACTGAAACAGCAGCGTTAGTAGCTTGCCATAGTGTGGTGTTTTTTAATGAAGAATAGTCCTTAGTTTAGGATGAATTTAATCAATAAGGACTAACTACTAAGGACTAATCACTAAGGACTAAAAAATGAAAAAAATATATCTTCTTTTAGTATTAATCTCTTTCACCTCGTTTTCCCAGGAAATTGCCTTGGTAAAATACAGCGGTGGTGGCGATTGGTATGCCAATCCTACTTCACTTCATAATTTAATTCGTTTTTGCAACAGCCATATCAACACCACTATTAATCCAAAACCAGCTACAGTAGAACCAAGTAGCCCTGATTTATTTTCCTATCCTTTTACCCACATGACGGGACACGGAAATGTTGTTTTTAGTGAATCAGATGTACAAAATCTTCAAAAATATTTAAAAGCCGGTGGTTTTTTACATATTGATGATAATTACGGAATGGATCAATACATTCGAAAAGAAATTAAAAAAATATTCCCTGACAAAGAATTGATTGAAATTCCTGCTAATCACGCTATTTTTCAAAAACCTTATCTTTTTGCCAATGGTTTACCCAAAATACACGAACACGATGGCAAACGTCCACAAGCTTTTGGGGTTTTCATAGACAATAGATTAGTACTGCTATATACTTTTGAATGTGATTTAGGTGATGGCTGGGAAGATGCCGAAGTCAATAACGACCCAATTGAAGTACGTGAAAAAGCATTGAAAATGGGAGCTAATATTATGAACTATATCTTTAATAACTAATTCAAGTGCAGCTAAAACACGAAGAAAATCAGTTTAAACAAACGCAATTTCCTATTACGCTGGTTTGTGACAATATCTATTTCCAACAAAATATTGGTTCGCTTTTTAGAATTGGGGAAGCTTTCGGAATTGAGAAAATTATTTTCTTAGGAAAAGACATTCCTCTAAATCCCCGAAAAATTAATAAAACTTCCAGAAGTACCCATTTACACGTTCCTTACACTGTAATTGAAGAAAACGACACTTTAATTAATTACTTACAGGAGAATAATTATGAAATAATTTCGTTAGAAATTGCTTCAAGCAGCAAAGCATTAAAAGAAGTGATTTTGCCTTCTGATAAAAAAATAGCACTTATAATTGGCAGCGAAATTAATGGCATAAACGAAGCTCTTTTGGCAATTTCAAATCAAATTGTACACATCAATATGTTTGGTCAAAACAGCAGTATGAATGTGGTTCAGGCTGCAAGTATTGCGCTTTATGAATTTACTTCAAAAATGATTTGAGTTTCTTTATCTTTATAAACTAAAACATTGCTATGATTACATCAAAAACGATATCCAACGGAATCCTTCGCGCTTTACTAACCGTAGTTATTGTCGGTTTAATTTTGCTTTTTCTATATCAAATCAGCATTGTTCTGACTTATTTGGTAGTTTCAATCATTCTTACGATGATTGGAAAACCAATTTTAAATTTCTTTAAAAAACGATTAAAATTCAGCCACATCTTTGCAACTATTATTACGATAGTCATTTTTGTATTGATTATTTTGGGATTTGTTTTAATGTTTATTCCTTTAATTTCTTCTCAAGGACAAAATTTATCTTTACTAAATACCGCTGAAATAGAGAAAAACATTAGCGAATTAGTCAACCAAATCAAGGCTTTTTTAGATTCTCACAATATTGATTCTTCCAAAGTATTAAAGGAAGCTAATATTTCTTCTAAAATCAATTTCACTTTTATTCCTGATTTTTTAAATAGTATTTTAGGTACCATCAGCAGTTTTGGTGTGGGTCTAGGCTCAGTATTATTTATTACTTTTTTCTTTTTAAAAGACAGAGTACTCTTTTTACGTGGAGCTAAAAAACTAATCCCGGACAGTTATGAAGAGCAATTTTTGAACTCTTTCGAAAAAATCAACGATTTACTTTCCCGTTATTTCATTGGATTATTATTGCAATTATTCATTGTATTCCTTTTATATCTGATTGTTTTAATCATTTTTGGAATCCCAAATGCCTTAATTATTGCTTTTTTATGTGCCGTATTGAATATCATTCCTTACATCGGTCCATTGATTGCTTCTGTATTAGCGGCTTTATTGACCATGTTAAGTAATTTAGGAAATGACTTCCAATCTGAAATTTTACCTACGACCATCTATGTATTAATCGGTTTTTGGATTGTTCAGATTATTGACAATAATGTTTCGCAACCCGTTATTTTTTCAAAAAGTGTCAGTTCTCATCCTTTGGAAATCTTTCTTGTCATTTTAATTGCGGGCTTTCTTTCGGGAATATTAGGGATGATTATTGCTGTTCCGTTGTACACAATTCTGAAAGTGATAGGAAAAGAATTCATTCCTGAAAACAAAATCATTCAATTACTAACTAAAGATATTTAGGTTTGGATTCTACTATTTTACAACCACAAATTCAAGAATTTATTGAAAACCAAATAGGGAACTCCATTTCAAAATTAGCCCTTCAAAAAAATCCATTTCCTGATGTGGAATGGATTCGGATTTTGAATCAAATTGAAGCTAAAACAAAGGCTAAAGACAAATTACCAACTTGGTTTAACACCAAAAACATTATTTATCCCAGTAAAATTTCGGTAGAACAAACCTCTTCCGAACCAACGGCTTTATACAAAACCAGTATCCTTTCGGGAGAAAATTTAATTGATCTTACCGGTGGTTTTGGTGTAGATGATTCTTTTTTTTCTGCCAAAATCAAATCGGTAGTGCATTGCGAAATAAACTCAGAGCTTTCGGCTATTGTACAACACAATTTCGAACAGCTCAACATTAAAAATATCGAATGTCATGCTGGCGACAGTTTTGAAACCTTAAAAACTTTGAATCGAAAATGGGATTGGATTTACATTGATCCTTCAAGGCGAAATGATACCAAAGGCAAAGTTTTTATGCTCAAAGACTGTTTGCCCAATGTTCCCGAAAATCTTGATTTTTATTTAGAAAATTCGGATGCCATCTTAATCAAAACCGCGCCTTTATTAGATATTTCAGCAGGATTATCCGAATTGAAAAACGTAAAAACCATTCATATTGTAGCCCTGGAAAACGAAGTAAAAGAACTTTTATGGGAATTGCATAAAGATTATGAGGGGGAAATCACTTTGAAAACGGTCAACATCAACAAAGGCGTTATTAATACATTTGAGTTTTTAATGAATCAGGAATCGGTATTTCCTGATTATAGTTTGCCTAAAAAATATTTGTACGAACCCAATAGTGCTATCATGAAATCGGGAGGCTTTGATGAAGTTGCTATTAACTACAACATCAATAAATTACACAAACATTCTCATTTATATACTTCTGATGAAATTCTATCGTTTCCGGGTAGAATTTTTGAAATAACGACGGCTTTTCCGTATAATAAAATCGAAATGAAGAACCAAATGAGCGGAAAACAATCCAATATTACTACTCGAAATTTTCCCGAAACGGTGGAAAACATTCGAAAAAAATGGAAAATCAAAGAGGGTGGAAATTTATATACTTTTTTTACCACAGATGCAAATAATAATAAAATAGTATTAATTTGCGCCAAAATAAATTAAAATGAAAAAACTATTACTTACCGCCTTATTCTTCTTATCATTAAACACTTTTGCGCAAAAAGATTGCGACTACGCAACTAACATAAAAGATTCCCTAGGAACCTACAAACTAACCAAAGAATACCTGATTTCTGAGAAAATTTTCGCAGGAACTTCCAGCTATATTTTTTACACTTTGTCTTTAACAGATGGTTTGCCAACGCTCAATGTGCAACTTATTCAAAAAAGCAAAGGTTTTATTAAAGCCAATTGTTTTGATAAAAACTCCAGATTGTATCTACAACTCAACAACGGAAAAGTAATTACTCTGGTGCATACCAATTTGGAATACTGTGGAAGCATGATTAGAGACGAAAATGGTTTTGACAACCGTGTCATCGTTGGAAATTTCATGTTTATGAAAGGAACAATGGAAGACTTGAAAAGTTCGCCACTTTCATTAATGCGAATAAAATATTTATCGGATACAGAAGATTATATTGTTAAAAAACAATTGGTTTCTGAACTAAATGGAAAAACATATCAACCCGAAACTTATTTTATTAATAATTTAAAATGTATCGAAAACTAAATCAATAGCCTACTTTATTCTTTATTTGATTTATCATAAAAAGCCAACACTTTCAATTTATCTGCTTGAAAGTATTGGATTTTATATTAAACCAATATCCGTTAAAGAGAAAATTTACAATGACAGGTCGCTCCTCTGGAGCTTTTTTGGAGAATTCTCATTTTCTACAAACAGTTAGATGCCAATGGGACTAAAATAATCCTTTAGTAACTAAATATTTGTAGAAAACGGTAATTATTAGTTAAATAAAGCTCCAACGGAGCAACCTATTTTTGTACAAAGAATTTAATTTGAGAAAATTGTAACTACTCGCACTTCCATTTTTCGTTGGCAACTTTATCCGTCAAAGCCGACTTTAAATTGTAATGCCACCATTCAGAATCAAAAGAAATAAAATTCTTCTTCAACATAATTTTTTTCAATAATTTTCTATTTTCTTTCACTTCTTCAGTAACACCAGCATAATAATGACTGGCTTCCGGACCAAAAAAATCAAATTTAGTACCCATATCCAGTTCTTTTCCATTACTATCTACCAGTGTAATATCGACTGCTCCACCCCGATTATGGATTGATCCTTTTGCCGGATTGGCAACGTATTCCGGATTGGGAACAATTTGCCACATCTTTTTTTGAATATCTAAGGGTCTGTAACAATCAAAAAGTTTAATGCGATAGCCTTTTTTGATAAATTTTTGGTTGGCTAAAATCAAGGCTTTAACTGTTTTCAATCTAAGATAACATTCGGCACAATCATAAACTTTTGCTTTCAGGAAATTGTCTTCGGTGGCATATTTCATATCATGTACAAAATCCGAGCTATAGTCTTTTAAATTCACAAAAGTAGTATCATCAACTATTGTTGTTATTTCTTTTGCTGATTTTACAACCGTATTTTGCGATTTACAAGGCAAAAATACAGCTAAAAATAAAATTAAACTTATGCTCTTTAAAGTAGTAATCATTAAATACGAATTTTAGGCTTAAAACAAATGTACAAAACTACTACTAAAAAACTCCTTCAATTAAACCTTCGATTCGTTAAAAAAACTCTTTTTGTCAAATTTTCATTAGGCAGTTAAATTTAAAAATGTACTTTTATTTTTTGTTTCAAAAAAGCAACTATTTTTTACCCATAAAATTAAAACAACTTTAAAATGATTGTAGATTCATTAAACAATGCTACGAAATACTATGGTTTACACCCTGCATTCGAAAAAGCATTTCAATTTTTAAACGAAAATGACTTAGCCAATCTAGCAGATGGCGTAACCCAATATTCCGATGATTTAAAAATTATCGTTAATTCCGGAAACGGAAATTCAAAAGAACAAAGTTTAATTCACTTTGAATGTCACGATAAAAATATTGACATTCAGGTTTGTGTTGCCGGACCGGAAACCTATGCATGGAAACCAAGAGAAAAATGTGTGAGTCCAAATGGTGATTACAGCGACGAAAAAGACGTTCGTTTTTTCTATGACAAACCCGATATGTTTTTTGAATTAAATCCGGGACAATTTACTATCTTGTTTCCTGAAGATGTTCATGCGGCTATGATAAGCAATGGAAAAATTAAAAAAATTGTTATCAAGGTTAAAATATAACCGATTACTTATTCAAAACAATAAAACTACTTCTTCAGGTAGTTTTATTGTTTTATACATTACTTCATTCCTTTTTATTTCATAAAAAGATTACAAAAACCCCATTAAGAATAAGTCTTTGTTAAACTTTAGCCCTGTATTCTTAAAATATTAGGATTGTGTATATAGAATCAGTTCATTTGAGTCATCTATTTAACTAATTTTCCTAACCACCTTATGAAATCTTATTCTATTCATGAAATAAACGATGTACTTAAAGGCGTAATTTCCGGCAATACATCACAAAATATTACTGCTGCTGAGCAATTGGAAGTCGCTTCTGATTCTGAAATTTCTTTTATTGGAAACAAAAAATACGAAAAACTTTGGGCTACATCAAAGGCCTGTGTTGCCGTAGTAAATGAAGATATTTCTATTGAACCCGGCGAAAACAGAGCTTTTATAAAAGTTAAGAATGCTGATTTAGCAATGTCGCAGATATTAGAACTTTTTGCACCTCCACTACCTGAATTTTTCGTAGATATTCATCCCAACGCAGTAGTTGACAAAACAGCTAGTATTGGCTTGGGAACAAAGATTGGTGCCGGAAGTTATATTGGACCTAATGTAAAAATTGGAGAAAACAGTACAATTTATCCTAATGTAACCATTCTTGACGAATCTACTATTGGGAAAAACACGGTAATTTGGTCAGGAACTGTGGTCAGAGAGCGTTGTCATATTGGTAATGCTTGTATTATTCATCCCAATGCCACCATCGGAGCTGATGGTTTTGGATTCCGTCCCTGTCCTGAAAAAGGCTTGGTAAAAATCCCTCAAATCGGGAACGTAGTCATTGGAAATAATGTCGAAATAGGTGCCAATAGTTGTATCGACAGAGGTAAATTCAGCTCCACTGTTTTAGGTGATGGTTGTAAAATTGATAATTTAGTTCAAATAGGACATAACAGTAAATTGGGACGTTTTTGCATTATGGCCGGAAACAGCGGTTTAGCTGGTTCAGTAACACTAGGAAATGGCGTTATCATTGGCGGAAGTGCTTCGATAAAAGATCATACTACTATAGGTGACGGAGCTGTTATTGGTGCAGGTTCGGGAGTTACCTGTGATATTCCCGCCGGAAAAACCATGTTGGGCTACCCGGCTGTTGAAGCTCGTGATGCCTTAAAACAATGGGCTCTTTTAAAAAGACTTGTTAACGATTCTAAGAAATAATTTTTTTTATTTTTATTTTTTACCGCAAGTTCGCAAATTTAAACTTTTGTGAACTTGCGGTTTTTTTTTTTATCATCTTCAATCACACCAAGTCTCACAAAGAAAACACTAAGTTTCACAATTTTTTTTAATCTTTTATCTGTGTTAATCAGCTAAATCTGTTTCATCTGTGTTCCAAATAAAAAATATTTCTTTTTCCTATAAAAATGGATTAATGGTTTTGTATTTTAGCCATCAATTTTCTTGCAATTACAAACACCATGGATTTAAACTTCAACAAAAACGAAGATCACAATAAACTTTCACTTTCTGAATTAAAGCAACAACTGGCAAAAGTAAAATTAGGAGGCGGAACTAAACGCATCCAAAAATTACATGCCGAAGGAAAAATGACTGCCCGTGAGCGCATTGACTATTTATTGGATGATAAAGCCGAAAGTATCGAAATTGGAGCTCTCGTGGGAGAAGGAATGTATAAAGAACACGGTGGCTGTCCTTCGGGGGGTGTTGTGGTAAAAATAGGTTATATCAAAAGAAAACAATGTATTGTTGTTGCTAATGATGCGACCGTAAAAGCCGGTGCCTGGTTTCCTATCACGGCTAAGAAAAACCTGCGTGCACAAGAAATTGCAATGGAAAATAAAATTCCGATTATATACTTAGTTGACAGTGCCGGAGTGTATTTGCCTTTGCAGGACGAAATTTTCCCAGACAAAGAACATTTTGGTCGTATTTTCAGGAATAATGCTATTATGAGCAGCATGGGAATTACACAAATTTCGGCTATCATGGGCAGCTGTGTTGCTGGTGGTGCTTACCTGCCTATCATGAGTGACGAAGCGATAATTGTTGATAAAACGGCGAGTATTTTTCTTGCCGGAAGCTATCTAGTCAAAGCTGCCATTGGCGAAACCATCGACAATGAAAGTCTTGGCGGAGCCACAACACATTGCGAAATATCTGGAGTTACCGATTATAAAGCCAAAGATGACAAAGATGCCTTAGACAAAATTAAAAATATCGTTGACAAAATTGGTGACTACGACAAAGCAGGTTTTAACCGCATAAAACCCCAAAAACCAGCCTTAGACGAAAACGAAATTTACGGCATTTTGCCAAAAGCCCGTACCGAGCAATACGATATGATGGAAATCATCAATCGTATGGTGGATAATTCAGAGTTTGAAGCCTACAAAGATGGTTATGGACAAACCATCATCACAGGTTACGCCCGAATTGACGGTTGGGCAGTGGGAATTGTTGCCAACCAACGAAAAGTCATCAAAACCAAAAAAGGCGAAATGCAGTTTGGCGGTGTAATCTATTCTGACAGTGCCGACAAAGCCACGCGTTTTATTGCCAATTGCAATCAGAAAAAAATTCCACTTGTTTTTCTTCAGGACGTAACCGGTTTTATGGTAGGTTCCAAATCAGAACAAGGCGGAATCATAAAAGACGGAGCTAAGATGGTTAACGCCGTGAGTAATTCGGTAGTACCAAAATTCACCGTGGTTGTAGGGAATTCATACGGTGCAGGAAATTATGCCATGTGCGGAAAAGCATATGACCCAAGATTAATTTTTGCCTGGCCAAGTGCCGAACTCGCCGTTATGGGTGGTACGCAGGCTGCAAAAGTATTGGCACAAATAGAAGCTTCTTCACTAAAAGCTAAAGGCGAGACTGTAGATGAAATCAAAGAAGCAGAATTGTTTGCCAAAATAAAAGCACGTTACGACGAACAAACTTCACCCTATTATGCCGCTTCCCGTCTTTGGACTGATGCTATTATCGACCCGCTGGAAACGCGAAAATGGATTTCTATGGGTATTGAAGCCGCAAACCACGCTCCTATTGAAAAAGCATTTAATTTGGGAGTGATTCAGGTTTAAGATTATAATTATAACCAATAAAAAAGATTGCCACCAATTGTTCTTAAAATTTTAAGCAATTGATGGCAATCCTTATTTAAATTTAAGATATAGAACTAGGGTTCCCAACCATTGATCCTTTTTTTATTTTTTAATTTGTCTGATAAAAACCTCAGTTGCTCCTTGTCCGTATTTTTGATAATTGGCTTCCTGAAAATCAATATTATCGTAACGTCCTAACAGAAAATTGAGTTCTGCTTTCAATACACCTTCACCCACACCGTGAATAAAAACTATTTTAGGAATACGATTTTTAATAGCAAATTCAATATGCCTCTGAGCTGTTTCAGCCTGTAATGTCAAAATATCATAATTCGACATTCCGTTTTTATTTTTGACTAATTTCTCAATGTGTAAATCAAATTCAGGAACACCAACTTCATGTTTGTCCTTTTTCTCTTTCACAAAACTTCTGGGCTTTGGTATTGTTTTTTCTTTCTTAATTTCATCTACATTAATTCTTTTGATAGAATCCATTAAATTACTAGAATCGTTTAACTTAACTAATTCATTTTTTAAAAAATTCATTACAAAACCTTCATCGGTTTCAACAGTAACTTCATTGCCTTTTACAGCCAATACCACACCGTTGATAGCGTCATCGAGTACCGAAACCTTATCTCCTTTACTAAACATTTTCTTCGTCTTTTTCTTGATTCTTACTTGGCGTTTTAGCACTTAATCGCATCATTCCAAACATAAAAACCGCCATTGCAACTACTGTTACATACACATTTTTCTCAGCCGATGTTTGCTCATAAAAAGCAACCACAATAGCAATTAACATTATCGGAAATATTATTTTTTTCATTTTAAATGATATCAGATTTCAAAAATACTAAATTTAAAATTGTGGTTTTAAGAAACTAGATTTCTATTCGACAAAATCGACTCGGAAACTCGTTTCATAAAAAATAAAATCGCAATGTGAAAGCGTGACTGTTCTATCCTTTTATTCAAAATAGTTCAATATATTTGTTTAAAATTAGCAACAGCAATAGAATCAAGTAGCATTCTTTCTACTAACAATCCAAAAGTCATGACAAAGGATCTAATTATAAAAAACATCGACTCTTTAAAAAGTCACCTATCCATCAATTACGGAATAAAAACTAAAATTGAAAAATTCACTGAAAAATTATTCTACACTTTATTTGACTCAAATGCTTCGTTGGCAGAAAGCATTGATGAACTTGAAGGTTTATTTAAAGATATTTCAAGAGTAGCCTGTAAAAAACCGGAAGTTACTTGCGAATCTATGTGGGATAGTTTTCTCCAAAAACTTCCCGCTGTACTTGAAAAATTAAATCAGGATGCAGCTTATATTTTAGAAAATGACCCGGCTTCCAATAGCATTGAAGAAGTCTATTTAGCTTATCCTGGTTTTTATGCAATTGCCATTTATCGTCTAAGTCACGAACTCTACAACTTGGATTTGATGCTTTTTTCAAGATTAATGAGCGAATATGCACATAAAACAACAGGAACGGATATTAATGCGGGAGCCAAAATTGATTCGCCATTTTTCATAGACCACGCCACTGGAATTGTTATTGGTGAAACCACAGTTATTGAAAAAAATGTAAAAATATATCAGGGAGTTACCCTTGGTGCTTTGAGTGTGAGTAAAGACATGAAAAACGCCAAACGACATCCAACAGTAGAAAAAAATGTTTGTATTTATGCCAATGCAACCATACTGGGAGGTGAAACCATTATCGGTAAAGACAGCATTGTAGGAGGAAATGCCTGGGTAACCAAGTCGGTGCCTGTAAAATCGATTGTCATGAACACCACAACTACCGAAGTAAAAGTAAAAGAAATTAAATAATTATGAAGCCTCAAAAATTAGTTGACTTAATAGGAAATACTCCACTTGTAGAAACAGTCAATTTAGTACAAAATAAAAACGTAAAACTACTTTTAAAACTAGAAGGAAATAATCCCGGCGGTAGTGTTAAAGACCGTGCAGCTTATTATATGATTAAAGGTGCACTAGATCGCGGTGAAATCAAAAAAGGAGACAAATTAATTGAAGCTACCAGTGGAAACACCGGTATTGCTCTGGCTATGATTGCACAATTACTAGGAATCGAAATTGAATTAATTCTTCCAGAAGATTCTACCAAAGAACGCACCCAAACCATGCGCGCCTATGGTGCAACGGTGATTTTGACTTCTGCCAAAGAGGGAATCATCGGTTCCAGAGATTATGCAGATAAAAAAGTAGCCGAAGGTGGTTACATCATGTTGAATCAATTTGCCAATGATGACAACTGGAAAGCACATTATAACACCACCGGTCCTGAAATATGGAATGATACCGAAGGTAGTGTAACGCATTTTGTGTCAGCTATGGGAACTACGGGAACCATCATTGGAACTTCTACTTATTTGAAAGAAAAAAATCCGGCAGTACAAATTATTGGTGCCCAACCTTCGGAAGGCTCCCAAATTCCAGGAATCAGAAAATGGCCTATAGAATACCTGCCAAAAATTTTTAATCCTTCAAAGGTAGATCGCACAATTGATGTAAGCGAACAGGAAGCCCGTGAAATGACTAAACGTTTGGCCTTAGAAGAAGGAATTTTTGCAGGAATGAGTAGCGGTGGCGCTGTAGCTGTGGCTGTAAAACTTGCTAACCAACTCGAATCGGGTGTGATTGTAGCTATTATTTGCGACAGAGGAGATCGTTATTTATCTTCTGATTTATTTGATTAATTTCTTATCGAAAATTCATAAAACAAAAAGTCCCGAATTTTTCATCGGGACTTTTTGTTTATTAGGCTTTATTTTTAATTACCAATCGGAAACCTTCTCCGTGAATATTTAAAATCTCTACATCTTCGTCAAGTTTCAGATATTTTCTCAATTTAGCAATATAAACATCCATACTTCTTGAAGTAAAATAGTTGTCATCTCTCCATATTTTAGTTAAAGCCAACTCTCTTGGCATCAAGTCATTTTCATGGAGAATAAGCATTTTTAATAATTCGTTCTCTTTTGGAGACAATTTCACCGGTTCTTCTCCGGCATAGCTTAAGAATCTCAATTTTGAGTTCAAATGAAATTTACCTATTGTAAACTCAAAAGGAACTTGTTCTGCCTTAACATCAGAAGCCTTTCTTTGAATGATAGCTTTAATTTTCATCAACAATACTTCTGAATCAAAAGGCTTATTCAAATAATCATCAGCCCCTGCTTTATAACCTTTCAAAACATCTTCTTTCATTGATTTTGCCGTAAGGAAGATAATAGGCACTTCGGCATTTTTTTCTCTTATTTCTTTAGCCAATGTATAGCCATCTTTATAAGGCATCATTACGTCTAAAATACATAAATCGTAAGAATCTTTTTTAAATTTCTCAAAACCTTCCATTCCGTTCTTTGCTAAAGTAACGTCAAAATCATTTAACATTAAATAATCTTTTAGAACAGCTCCAAAATTTAAGTCGTCTTCTACTAAGAGAATTTTTTTATTTATATTTTCCATAATCTAATTTATTAGAGGTAATTTTATAATGAAGGTACTTCCTTTTCCTTTTTCACTTTCTACAAACACTTGTCCGTTATGATCTTCTACAATTCTTTTTACATAAGCTAAGCCCAAACCATGTCCTTTTACATTATGTAAATCTCCGGTATGCTCGCGATAGAATTTTTCAAAAACTCTTTTTTGAGCCACCTTACTCATTCCCAAACCTTGATCTTTTACCTTTATCAGAATCATATCCTTAATATTCTCGGTATAAATATCAATCTTTGGTGTTTCAGGCGAATACTTGATTGCATTTTCTAAAATGTTTACAATAACATTGGTAAAATGCACTTCGTTAATTAAAACACTGGTTCTTGCTGCTTCAAAATGTTTAT
Protein-coding sequences here:
- a CDS encoding 16S rRNA (uracil(1498)-N(3))-methyltransferase; this encodes MQLFYNPNIDPQTESFSFDKEESKHIIKVLRKKDGDILFVTNGLGYIFECEITLASDNKCTVKINSFEKKETPKFHLHLAVAPTKMNDRYEWFLEKATEIGIQEITPIICDRSERKVINKERFDKIILSALKQCNEAYLPKLNEAVSFKEFVNQKKNGSLLIAHCEETDKKTLKSVLKANEDITLLIGPEGDFSVKEIALALENNYIPVSLGNTRLRTETAALVACHSVVFFNEE
- a CDS encoding YhcH/YjgK/YiaL family protein, whose amino-acid sequence is MIVDSLNNATKYYGLHPAFEKAFQFLNENDLANLADGVTQYSDDLKIIVNSGNGNSKEQSLIHFECHDKNIDIQVCVAGPETYAWKPREKCVSPNGDYSDEKDVRFFYDKPDMFFELNPGQFTILFPEDVHAAMISNGKIKKIVIKVKI
- a CDS encoding AI-2E family transporter, yielding MITSKTISNGILRALLTVVIVGLILLFLYQISIVLTYLVVSIILTMIGKPILNFFKKRLKFSHIFATIITIVIFVLIILGFVLMFIPLISSQGQNLSLLNTAEIEKNISELVNQIKAFLDSHNIDSSKVLKEANISSKINFTFIPDFLNSILGTISSFGVGLGSVLFITFFFLKDRVLFLRGAKKLIPDSYEEQFLNSFEKINDLLSRYFIGLLLQLFIVFLLYLIVLIIFGIPNALIIAFLCAVLNIIPYIGPLIASVLAALLTMLSNLGNDFQSEILPTTIYVLIGFWIVQIIDNNVSQPVIFSKSVSSHPLEIFLVILIAGFLSGILGMIIAVPLYTILKVIGKEFIPENKIIQLLTKDI
- a CDS encoding class I SAM-dependent methyltransferase, which encodes MDSTILQPQIQEFIENQIGNSISKLALQKNPFPDVEWIRILNQIEAKTKAKDKLPTWFNTKNIIYPSKISVEQTSSEPTALYKTSILSGENLIDLTGGFGVDDSFFSAKIKSVVHCEINSELSAIVQHNFEQLNIKNIECHAGDSFETLKTLNRKWDWIYIDPSRRNDTKGKVFMLKDCLPNVPENLDFYLENSDAILIKTAPLLDISAGLSELKNVKTIHIVALENEVKELLWELHKDYEGEITLKTVNINKGVINTFEFLMNQESVFPDYSLPKKYLYEPNSAIMKSGGFDEVAINYNINKLHKHSHLYTSDEILSFPGRIFEITTAFPYNKIEMKNQMSGKQSNITTRNFPETVENIRKKWKIKEGGNLYTFFTTDANNNKIVLICAKIN
- a CDS encoding DUF4159 domain-containing protein, which produces MKKIYLLLVLISFTSFSQEIALVKYSGGGDWYANPTSLHNLIRFCNSHINTTINPKPATVEPSSPDLFSYPFTHMTGHGNVVFSESDVQNLQKYLKAGGFLHIDDNYGMDQYIRKEIKKIFPDKELIEIPANHAIFQKPYLFANGLPKIHEHDGKRPQAFGVFIDNRLVLLYTFECDLGDGWEDAEVNNDPIEVREKALKMGANIMNYIFNN
- the lpxD gene encoding UDP-3-O-(3-hydroxymyristoyl)glucosamine N-acyltransferase encodes the protein MKSYSIHEINDVLKGVISGNTSQNITAAEQLEVASDSEISFIGNKKYEKLWATSKACVAVVNEDISIEPGENRAFIKVKNADLAMSQILELFAPPLPEFFVDIHPNAVVDKTASIGLGTKIGAGSYIGPNVKIGENSTIYPNVTILDESTIGKNTVIWSGTVVRERCHIGNACIIHPNATIGADGFGFRPCPEKGLVKIPQIGNVVIGNNVEIGANSCIDRGKFSSTVLGDGCKIDNLVQIGHNSKLGRFCIMAGNSGLAGSVTLGNGVIIGGSASIKDHTTIGDGAVIGAGSGVTCDIPAGKTMLGYPAVEARDALKQWALLKRLVNDSKK
- a CDS encoding M15 family metallopeptidase, whose amino-acid sequence is MITTLKSISLILFLAVFLPCKSQNTVVKSAKEITTIVDDTTFVNLKDYSSDFVHDMKYATEDNFLKAKVYDCAECYLRLKTVKALILANQKFIKKGYRIKLFDCYRPLDIQKKMWQIVPNPEYVANPAKGSIHNRGGAVDITLVDSNGKELDMGTKFDFFGPEASHYYAGVTEEVKENRKLLKKIMLKKNFISFDSEWWHYNLKSALTDKVANEKWKCE
- a CDS encoding TrmH family RNA methyltransferase; protein product: MQLKHEENQFKQTQFPITLVCDNIYFQQNIGSLFRIGEAFGIEKIIFLGKDIPLNPRKINKTSRSTHLHVPYTVIEENDTLINYLQENNYEIISLEIASSSKALKEVILPSDKKIALIIGSEINGINEALLAISNQIVHINMFGQNSSMNVVQAASIALYEFTSKMI